In a genomic window of Rhodobacter sp. 24-YEA-8:
- a CDS encoding DUF4394 domain-containing protein: MNAIKSVTAGLLLSALAAPAMAASVVGLSGENELHWLDTESWTRTGGVTVTGVEGRLLGIDIRPADGMLYGVFADGTLATIDPKTGVATKVSTLATRLADGVAATVDFNPVADKLRVMGSDGTSLRVTVETGEVVTDGSHAYADGTAPNIIAGAYTNSYKGAEKTQLFNIDGAAGWLVLQDPPNDGTLNPVGEIGVKPAEAGFDIASDGKGGNAAWLVVEGGFHSVNLETGATTEAGRIDGANVRDIAILPGM; the protein is encoded by the coding sequence ATGAATGCGATCAAATCGGTCACTGCGGGCCTCTTGCTCTCTGCCCTCGCCGCGCCGGCCATGGCTGCCTCAGTTGTCGGCCTTTCGGGTGAAAACGAGTTGCACTGGCTCGACACCGAAAGCTGGACCCGCACCGGCGGCGTAACTGTGACCGGCGTCGAGGGACGCCTGCTCGGCATCGATATACGCCCGGCGGATGGCATGCTGTACGGGGTCTTTGCCGATGGCACCCTCGCCACCATTGACCCTAAAACCGGCGTGGCGACAAAGGTCAGCACGCTGGCCACCAGGCTGGCAGATGGCGTCGCGGCCACCGTCGATTTCAACCCGGTTGCCGATAAATTGCGGGTGATGGGCAGCGATGGCACCAGCCTGCGCGTGACGGTCGAGACCGGCGAAGTGGTGACCGATGGCAGCCACGCTTACGCCGATGGCACCGCACCGAACATCATCGCCGGGGCCTATACCAATTCCTACAAGGGCGCCGAGAAAACCCAGCTCTTCAATATCGACGGGGCTGCCGGCTGGCTGGTGCTTCAGGATCCGCCAAATGACGGCACACTGAACCCGGTGGGCGAGATCGGCGTGAAGCCGGCCGAGGCAGGGTTCGACATCGCCTCGGATGGCAAGGGTGGCAATGCGGCCTGGCTGGTCGTCGAGGGGGGCTTCCATTCGGTCAACCTGGAAACCGGCGCCACCACTGAGGCAGGCCGCATCGATGGCGCGAATGTCCGTGACATCGCCATCCTGCCCGGGATGTAA
- a CDS encoding CpaF family protein — protein MFRKFRDSRLAEQNEVPQENPLSHFQPEAALPAEVPSAENQAARQRRRKLTEIRQQAHQQLLEVLNLSALVQASEADIKAEIAAVLKAVIPSQSVAVSRSDRDSLVNDLYYEVMGLGPLEILLNEESVSDILINGPEQVFIEQGGLLELTDVQFQDEAHLRRILQKIVGMVGRRLDESTPYVDARLQDGSRLNAVIYPIALDGTLVSIRKFRKDKLSLEQLTFLGAMSEKMAIYLRAAVACRLNIVISGGTGSGKTTLMNALSAYIGKRERIITVEDTAELQLQQKHVGRMESRPPNIEGKGAVTQRDCLRNALRMRPDRIIVGETRGDEVIDMLQAMNTGHDGSMTTIHANSARDATSRLENMVAMAGIEIPLAALRRQVASAVNLIVQVNRLQDGSRKVTSITEVTGCEGDVLTMQELFYFEHSGVTPDGRVEGHFAATGVRSDSSDRFRRWGITLPPDLYGA, from the coding sequence ATGTTTCGTAAATTTCGCGACAGCAGACTTGCAGAGCAAAACGAGGTTCCCCAGGAAAACCCGCTCAGCCATTTTCAGCCAGAAGCCGCGCTGCCGGCAGAAGTCCCCTCGGCAGAGAACCAGGCCGCACGCCAGCGCCGGCGCAAGCTGACCGAGATCCGGCAGCAGGCCCATCAGCAATTGCTGGAGGTTCTTAACCTTTCCGCTTTGGTGCAGGCCTCGGAGGCCGATATCAAAGCCGAGATTGCCGCGGTTCTGAAAGCGGTCATCCCGTCGCAAAGTGTTGCGGTGAGCCGGTCCGACCGCGACAGCCTGGTCAATGACCTTTATTATGAAGTCATGGGGCTGGGGCCGCTGGAAATCCTGCTCAATGAAGAATCCGTTTCTGATATTCTCATCAATGGACCCGAGCAGGTTTTCATCGAACAGGGCGGGCTTCTTGAACTGACCGATGTGCAATTCCAGGACGAGGCCCATCTGCGCCGCATCCTGCAAAAGATCGTCGGCATGGTCGGGCGCCGGCTGGACGAATCGACCCCTTATGTCGATGCCCGGCTTCAGGATGGCTCACGTCTCAATGCCGTGATTTACCCTATCGCGCTTGATGGCACGCTGGTTTCCATCCGGAAATTCCGCAAAGACAAGCTCAGCCTCGAACAGCTGACCTTTCTGGGCGCGATGAGCGAGAAGATGGCGATCTATCTGCGCGCCGCTGTTGCCTGCCGGCTGAATATCGTGATCTCGGGCGGGACCGGCTCAGGCAAGACGACGCTGATGAATGCGCTTTCTGCCTATATCGGCAAGCGCGAGCGCATCATCACGGTCGAAGATACCGCCGAATTGCAGCTTCAGCAAAAACATGTCGGCCGGATGGAAAGCCGCCCGCCCAATATCGAAGGCAAAGGCGCCGTCACCCAGCGGGACTGTCTGCGCAACGCCCTCAGGATGCGCCCCGACCGGATTATCGTCGGCGAGACCCGCGGCGACGAGGTGATCGATATGCTGCAGGCCATGAATACCGGGCATGACGGTTCGATGACGACAATCCATGCCAATTCGGCGCGCGACGCCACCAGCCGGCTGGAAAACATGGTTGCCATGGCCGGGATCGAGATCCCGCTGGCGGCTTTGCGCCGCCAGGTCGCCAGCGCGGTCAACCTGATCGTGCAGGTCAACCGTCTGCAGGATGGCAGCCGCAAAGTGACCTCGATCACCGAAGTGACGGGCTGCGAAGGTGATGTCCTCACCATGCAGGAACTGTTCTATTTCGAACATAGCGGCGTGACCCCCGATGGCCGTGTCGAAGGGCATTTCGCCGCAACCGGGGTACGCTCGGATTCGTCCGACCGCTTCCGCCGCTGGGGGATCACCCTGCCTCCCGACCTTTACGGGGCGTGA
- a CDS encoding fasciclin domain-containing protein yields the protein MKTLTKAVIAGCFALATAGAALAQDNPKVGGAAMFADKNIVENAMNSADHTTLVAAVTAAGLGETLQGKGPFTVFAPTNAAFEALPAGTVETLLKPENKEMLVKVLTCHVVGAKALAADVQKMVADDGGKHVIETLGGCKITAEAKDGMVTLTDETGGVANVTIADVIQSNGVIHVIDKVLLPKG from the coding sequence ATGAAGACCCTTACCAAAGCAGTCATCGCCGGATGCTTCGCACTGGCAACAGCCGGGGCGGCACTGGCCCAGGACAATCCGAAAGTCGGCGGCGCTGCGATGTTCGCCGATAAAAACATCGTCGAGAACGCCATGAACTCGGCGGATCACACCACGCTGGTCGCCGCTGTGACGGCAGCCGGCCTTGGCGAGACGCTGCAGGGCAAAGGGCCCTTCACCGTCTTCGCCCCCACCAATGCCGCTTTCGAGGCACTGCCAGCGGGAACCGTCGAGACCCTGCTGAAACCCGAGAACAAAGAGATGCTGGTCAAGGTGCTGACCTGCCATGTCGTCGGTGCCAAGGCACTGGCAGCCGATGTGCAGAAGATGGTGGCCGATGATGGCGGCAAGCATGTGATCGAGACGCTCGGAGGGTGCAAAATCACCGCCGAAGCCAAAGATGGCATGGTTACCCTGACCGATGAAACCGGCGGCGTAGCCAATGTCACCATCGCCGACGTGATCCAGTCCAATGGCGTGATCCACGTCATCGACAAGGTTCTGCTGCCGAAGGGCTGA
- a CDS encoding pilus assembly protein TadG-related protein, whose product MTTLKRFLKDASGAISILFVLLMPLLMLIGGAATDVSLLNAQKRFTQSQADLAALSASRYLPDPVATRQAAREVVLRNDKFGQITLADADIRIGRYDPVSGVFTRAPNQARPEFASAVQVVVPSRFRPFLLSPILSDENIVIRRAAIGVQRGVVAFTLRNRLLSLHTDRAILGRVLGPLGLGLNTEVLGYMGLATTKVSLNNLLGLIAGTEVGLDVFSFNDVLNLQVGRLALLNHLVTLGGLAKIDINPTQVGTGPLTLGQIVGASPGLLGLNAGDILPDIKLNVFDLVMAMAGLAADPKQRLSVELPVNLGKLVNISVSLGLIRPPVIAVGYVGDTPPPKASVAQVDARVLANVLDFGGTGLLTVSLNVAAATATAVPVSLNCSAQAPSDQLAVFSVQTAPAELALRVGLLDSRAGVDPKDMERVSLGGGTQQVAIRLSELGKPVPVRNPLTLSGLLRDTASFLESVRKDLQDQVNKCGGPLGFLLCPLLGLVNLTLSLLLGILGALVNSLGEFLALLGIDEFLQSLLDLLGIGVAQADLILDSYSCGAALAR is encoded by the coding sequence ATGACTACGCTGAAACGGTTTCTCAAAGACGCCTCCGGCGCAATTTCGATTCTTTTTGTCCTTCTGATGCCTCTCCTGATGCTCATCGGTGGGGCTGCGACCGATGTTTCGCTTCTGAACGCGCAGAAAAGGTTTACCCAGTCTCAGGCTGACCTCGCCGCACTCAGTGCGTCGCGCTATCTCCCGGATCCGGTGGCAACCCGCCAGGCCGCGCGGGAGGTTGTTTTGCGCAATGACAAATTCGGGCAGATCACCCTTGCCGATGCCGATATCCGGATCGGACGCTATGATCCGGTCAGCGGCGTCTTTACGCGGGCGCCAAATCAGGCGCGGCCGGAATTTGCCAGCGCGGTTCAGGTTGTTGTGCCCTCACGGTTTCGCCCGTTTCTGTTGTCACCGATCTTAAGCGACGAGAATATCGTCATCAGACGCGCGGCGATCGGGGTGCAGCGCGGGGTCGTCGCTTTCACATTGCGCAACCGGCTCCTGTCTTTGCACACGGACCGTGCAATCCTCGGGCGGGTGCTGGGGCCATTGGGCCTCGGGCTGAATACCGAAGTGCTTGGCTATATGGGCCTCGCCACCACAAAAGTCAGCCTGAACAACCTGCTCGGCCTGATTGCCGGAACCGAGGTCGGGCTTGATGTGTTCAGCTTCAACGATGTTCTCAATCTCCAGGTCGGGCGCCTGGCCCTGCTGAACCATCTGGTGACGCTCGGCGGGCTTGCGAAGATCGACATTAATCCAACCCAGGTCGGGACCGGGCCTTTGACCCTCGGGCAGATCGTAGGGGCGTCTCCGGGCCTGCTGGGCCTGAACGCTGGTGACATCCTTCCTGATATCAAACTGAATGTCTTTGACCTTGTGATGGCAATGGCCGGGCTGGCCGCAGACCCGAAACAGCGGCTGAGTGTCGAGCTGCCGGTCAATCTTGGGAAACTGGTCAATATCTCGGTCTCGCTTGGCCTGATCCGCCCGCCGGTGATCGCCGTTGGCTATGTCGGTGACACACCGCCGCCAAAGGCTTCGGTGGCGCAGGTGGACGCGCGGGTCCTGGCAAATGTGCTCGATTTCGGCGGAACCGGTCTCCTGACGGTCTCGCTGAATGTTGCGGCTGCCACGGCAACGGCAGTGCCGGTCAGTCTGAATTGCAGCGCTCAGGCGCCGTCGGACCAGCTGGCAGTGTTCTCGGTCCAGACTGCGCCTGCGGAACTGGCCCTGCGTGTGGGCCTCCTGGACAGCCGGGCTGGCGTAGACCCGAAGGATATGGAGAGGGTCAGCCTCGGCGGCGGAACGCAGCAGGTGGCAATCCGGCTGAGCGAGCTTGGCAAACCGGTTCCCGTCAGAAATCCGCTGACGCTTTCCGGCCTGCTCAGGGATACTGCCAGCTTCCTTGAGAGCGTCAGAAAGGATCTGCAGGACCAGGTGAACAAGTGCGGCGGGCCGCTTGGCTTCCTGTTGTGTCCTCTGCTCGGGCTGGTCAACCTTACTCTTTCTCTGCTGCTCGGTATTCTCGGCGCTCTTGTGAACAGCCTTGGAGAGTTTCTCGCATTGCTCGGCATCGACGAATTCCTGCAGAGCCTGCTTGATCTGCTGGGAATAGGGGTCGCGCAGGCGGATCTCATTCTCGACAGCTATTCCTGTGGCGCAGCTCTCGCCCGGTAA
- a CDS encoding type II secretion system F family protein — MSLALIFSLLVGAGLGLIVVAICYSRVLHRRAFLQAVIARFSGRPATDGDAPSPDQVTLRRDGPPSWWRHLLPGKWDDLNMAAFTAEMRRIALVLTLTITTLVMILFNALLDINILIGAVTGLLLSAIIWYFWMKMRSTRRLLRIEEGVPEALDMIVRSLRVGLPVSSALHAVGQELIGPLAEEFGETSRRISYGQEPVSALREMADRCRNQSLRFLAAAVALQSSTGGNLAEVLERLCAIARGRQQLQRKVRSITAEAKWSGRFLSFFPIGATVMLLAINPDYFAEISDKPFFIPMLCVVAGLLFMNMMFMRWLVKIE, encoded by the coding sequence ATGAGCCTTGCTCTCATTTTTTCGCTTTTGGTCGGAGCAGGGCTGGGCCTGATTGTCGTTGCAATTTGCTATAGCCGCGTGCTGCACCGCCGCGCCTTTCTGCAAGCCGTCATCGCGCGCTTTTCAGGCCGGCCAGCGACCGACGGGGATGCGCCCTCCCCGGATCAGGTGACGCTGCGCCGCGACGGGCCGCCATCCTGGTGGCGTCATCTGCTGCCCGGAAAATGGGACGACCTCAATATGGCGGCCTTCACCGCCGAAATGCGGCGTATTGCTCTGGTGCTGACGCTGACCATAACGACACTGGTCATGATTTTGTTCAATGCGCTTCTGGATATTAATATCCTGATCGGCGCGGTGACCGGGCTGCTGCTGTCAGCGATCATATGGTATTTCTGGATGAAGATGCGCAGCACCAGGCGATTGCTCCGCATTGAGGAAGGTGTGCCCGAGGCACTCGATATGATCGTGCGCTCGCTCCGGGTCGGTCTGCCGGTCAGCTCGGCGCTCCATGCCGTCGGGCAGGAGCTGATCGGCCCGCTGGCCGAGGAATTTGGCGAGACCTCGCGCCGGATCAGTTATGGCCAGGAACCGGTGAGCGCTTTGCGTGAAATGGCAGATCGCTGCAGAAACCAGAGCCTGCGGTTTCTGGCCGCCGCGGTGGCCCTGCAATCCTCGACAGGTGGCAATCTGGCCGAAGTGCTTGAACGTCTTTGCGCCATCGCGCGGGGCCGGCAACAGTTGCAGCGCAAGGTACGCTCGATTACCGCCGAAGCAAAATGGTCGGGGCGCTTTCTGTCTTTCTTCCCGATCGGCGCCACGGTGATGCTGCTGGCGATCAACCCTGACTATTTCGCCGAGATCTCTGACAAGCCCTTCTTCATTCCGATGCTCTGCGTCGTCGCCGGCCTGTTGTTCATGAACATGATGTTCATGCGCTGGCTCGTGAAAATCGAATAA
- a CDS encoding type II secretion system F family protein, whose product MIAISSWILLGCFIGCALMFAMALLMLQRAPATPPAAPAKSVPDMPLVMSEAESDNSELRRQLFQAGFRHPKAMRWFLYAKVGFAIVALILSVILLRVLPQLQDLDPLPQLGFQLIMAVLGYFIPVMIVDRRRNAWLKRIEIALPDALDFMLICVEAGQSTDVAVMRVAEELAPVHPDLSAGLVNLTEALAAGADRHEAWMKLVYETGNQDLRQLANIILQSSNMGTPVAQTLRVFSADLRDQRVRKIEERANVLPTKMTLGTMMFTVPPLLILLLAPAIYRIVSSF is encoded by the coding sequence ATGATCGCTATCAGCTCCTGGATCCTGTTGGGATGCTTCATCGGCTGCGCCCTGATGTTCGCAATGGCCCTGCTGATGCTGCAGCGTGCCCCCGCGACCCCTCCTGCGGCACCGGCGAAGTCTGTTCCGGATATGCCCCTTGTCATGTCCGAGGCGGAATCCGACAATTCCGAACTGCGCAGACAGTTGTTCCAGGCAGGCTTTCGTCATCCGAAAGCCATGCGCTGGTTTCTTTACGCCAAGGTCGGTTTCGCGATTGTCGCCCTGATCCTTTCGGTGATCCTGCTGCGTGTGCTGCCGCAGTTGCAGGATCTGGATCCGCTGCCACAACTGGGCTTTCAGCTGATTATGGCGGTGCTGGGCTATTTCATTCCCGTAATGATCGTTGACAGACGACGAAACGCCTGGCTGAAACGGATCGAAATCGCGCTGCCGGATGCCCTGGATTTCATGCTTATCTGTGTCGAGGCAGGGCAATCCACCGATGTCGCGGTTATGCGCGTCGCAGAGGAACTCGCCCCTGTCCATCCGGACCTGTCCGCCGGGCTTGTCAACCTGACCGAAGCACTGGCCGCAGGGGCGGACCGCCATGAAGCCTGGATGAAACTGGTCTATGAGACCGGCAATCAGGATCTGCGACAGCTCGCCAATATCATTCTGCAATCCTCGAACATGGGCACGCCGGTCGCCCAGACCCTGCGCGTGTTCAGCGCAGATCTCCGCGACCAGCGCGTCCGAAAAATTGAAGAACGTGCCAATGTGCTGCCGACCAAGATGACGCTCGGAACGATGATGTTTACCGTACCACCCCTTTTGATCCTGCTGCTTGCCCCGGCCATATACCGGATCGTCTCTTCATTCTGA
- a CDS encoding anti-sigma factor domain-containing protein — translation MSDTDMDKDFTEGGDELLAAEFVLGGLPVALQAELARRVETDTGFARLVAEWEERLSPMAEGFVPADLPPAVKRALDLRLFGNVPARRGIWSSLALWRGLAGAATVAFLAAVTLPALSPPAATDRLAASLTAEGSSVTYLVLYDAATGSVSLAHMTGDPVEGRDFQLWIARGAEAPVSLGVIPAGVSTRVGTTDQIRALMTTAAHMAISLEPPGGSPTGQPTGPVLAVGDLLDI, via the coding sequence ATGAGCGACACCGATATGGACAAGGATTTCACCGAAGGCGGCGACGAGCTTCTGGCCGCCGAATTCGTGCTGGGCGGCCTGCCCGTTGCGCTGCAGGCAGAGCTTGCCCGCCGGGTCGAAACCGATACGGGGTTTGCCCGGCTTGTCGCCGAATGGGAGGAGCGACTGTCTCCGATGGCCGAAGGGTTCGTCCCGGCCGACCTGCCGCCAGCCGTGAAACGCGCCCTGGATCTGCGGCTTTTCGGAAACGTGCCGGCCCGGCGCGGGATCTGGTCAAGTCTTGCGCTCTGGCGCGGGCTCGCGGGGGCGGCGACCGTGGCTTTTCTTGCCGCGGTGACCCTGCCGGCCCTGTCCCCCCCGGCGGCAACCGACCGGCTTGCCGCGTCTCTGACCGCCGAGGGCAGCAGCGTGACCTATCTGGTGCTTTATGATGCGGCCACGGGCAGTGTCAGCCTGGCCCATATGACCGGCGACCCGGTCGAAGGGCGCGATTTCCAGCTCTGGATTGCGCGCGGCGCCGAAGCGCCCGTCTCGCTTGGCGTGATCCCGGCGGGTGTGTCGACACGGGTCGGGACCACCGACCAGATCCGCGCATTGATGACCACGGCCGCGCATATGGCAATCAGCCTGGAGCCGCCCGGCGGCTCTCCCACCGGGCAGCCGACAGGGCCTGTTCTCGCTGTGGGCGACCTTCTCGACATCTGA
- a CDS encoding response regulator, translated as MLAVPDLLLTSVMVWSTIVHFVLAGLFAGHGRVIGVPTILASFIGLILLPGMPLVPWLGFANASAYSTADTLTAIFFWVSGIGAVLISRSAWPLIPSRLSSFSLALRNPVHLTATALVLACCFLLATSLRPLIAGELPRLASVSGAFVDALYALTAAALALQGMEVLRETDSDTRPAPLMVVLAFLSALAALAFVMALPELAPYGQVGGVGTVLLTATLASVVLFRRPALLLWAGILLTAATLAFNASQTVGGPVLQSVFLVLLIAVLFSIGQPTAGGNDPVGNAGLPPVAVTRQFHKAAQSWIVRVNLDDRTLRFAGGSGESLGYGELVRFDEAFSGSDFSGLIDLVQLLRSDSKRPAPPVRIQLTRGGKDPEKNTSPRLMTFEAHVLSKSPPEAWLALVSQEREKDLSDRLARYEQLLGEAILREERLLSIASHELRTPIAILSMLGEELKSGTDWEDIGAGYERTLDRIIAILDDLRAGSGTGAGHIANTGFTIREMAQQVLDIFSTVAVSNGINLTFTAGKDSDTLLQSDHNRVFIALSKLAHNAIIHSRGREVMIDAFVTRGTEDERIVTWQVADDGIGVEPDRRETIFEPFESSADNPDERPGLGLYTARKAIRLMGGDLTLNDDGNGSRFVLTHPARIARQLVQPEQKVISMNDITPLYEDRSVLLVEDNKLVGEITVTRLRKLFRQVDWAESGDAGLKLFRENKYDMVVVDQLLPGLIGSELVREIRQTEKTMPIIGITASTLGSECRDLEEAGANYALEKPLSFGQLKSLADEFFGDVARAGI; from the coding sequence ATGCTTGCGGTCCCGGATCTGTTGCTGACCAGCGTCATGGTCTGGTCAACCATCGTGCATTTTGTTCTGGCCGGGCTTTTCGCGGGACATGGTCGGGTGATCGGGGTCCCGACGATCCTTGCATCCTTTATCGGCCTGATCCTTTTGCCGGGAATGCCGCTTGTGCCATGGCTCGGTTTCGCCAATGCATCGGCCTATTCCACCGCCGATACCCTCACTGCCATATTCTTCTGGGTTTCCGGCATCGGGGCAGTTCTGATCAGCCGATCGGCCTGGCCGCTGATACCAAGCCGCCTCAGCAGTTTCAGCCTTGCGCTTCGCAACCCGGTGCATCTGACAGCGACAGCGCTGGTTCTGGCCTGCTGCTTCCTGCTGGCCACATCCTTGCGCCCGCTCATCGCCGGCGAACTTCCACGGCTCGCCTCGGTGTCGGGGGCCTTTGTTGACGCGCTTTACGCGCTGACCGCTGCGGCGCTGGCCCTGCAGGGGATGGAGGTTCTGCGCGAAACCGATTCCGACACCCGCCCGGCGCCACTCATGGTGGTGCTGGCTTTTCTGAGCGCCCTTGCCGCGCTTGCCTTTGTCATGGCGCTGCCCGAACTCGCACCTTACGGTCAGGTCGGAGGGGTCGGGACGGTGCTTCTCACCGCAACGCTGGCAAGTGTGGTCCTGTTCCGCCGCCCTGCCCTCTTGCTCTGGGCCGGCATCCTTCTGACGGCGGCAACCCTGGCTTTCAACGCCTCGCAAACGGTTGGAGGCCCGGTTCTGCAATCCGTGTTTCTCGTCCTGCTGATCGCGGTCCTTTTCAGCATCGGCCAGCCAACAGCCGGGGGCAATGATCCCGTGGGCAATGCAGGCCTGCCTCCGGTGGCTGTCACCCGGCAGTTCCACAAGGCGGCCCAGTCCTGGATCGTCCGCGTCAATCTTGACGACCGCACGCTGCGCTTTGCAGGGGGCAGCGGCGAAAGCCTTGGCTATGGGGAACTGGTGCGGTTCGACGAGGCCTTTTCGGGTTCGGATTTCTCGGGCCTGATCGACCTGGTCCAGTTGCTGCGCAGCGACAGCAAGCGACCGGCCCCACCCGTCAGGATCCAGCTGACCCGTGGCGGCAAAGACCCCGAGAAGAACACCTCGCCCCGGCTCATGACATTCGAAGCACATGTGCTGAGCAAATCTCCCCCCGAAGCCTGGCTTGCACTGGTCAGCCAGGAGCGCGAGAAAGATCTCTCCGACCGGCTTGCCCGTTACGAACAGCTGCTCGGGGAGGCGATCCTGCGCGAAGAGCGCCTGCTCTCCATCGCCTCGCATGAATTGCGCACCCCGATCGCCATCCTCTCCATGCTGGGCGAAGAGCTCAAATCCGGCACCGACTGGGAGGATATCGGGGCGGGTTACGAAAGAACCCTGGACCGGATCATCGCAATTCTTGATGATCTTCGGGCGGGCAGTGGTACCGGCGCCGGCCATATCGCCAATACCGGCTTTACCATACGTGAGATGGCGCAGCAGGTTCTCGACATCTTCTCAACGGTTGCGGTCAGCAATGGGATCAATCTGACCTTCACCGCCGGGAAGGACAGCGACACCCTTTTGCAAAGCGATCACAACCGGGTCTTCATCGCATTGTCAAAACTGGCCCATAATGCGATCATCCACTCCCGCGGCCGGGAAGTAATGATCGACGCCTTCGTGACCAGGGGGACCGAAGACGAGCGTATCGTCACCTGGCAGGTTGCGGATGACGGTATCGGGGTTGAACCCGACCGGCGTGAGACGATTTTCGAGCCCTTTGAATCCAGTGCGGACAATCCTGACGAACGGCCCGGTCTCGGGCTTTATACCGCCCGTAAAGCGATCCGCCTGATGGGCGGAGATCTGACCCTTAACGATGACGGCAATGGCAGCCGGTTTGTTCTGACACATCCGGCCCGGATAGCGCGCCAACTGGTACAGCCGGAGCAAAAGGTAATATCGATGAACGACATCACTCCGCTCTACGAGGATCGCAGCGTCCTTCTGGTCGAGGACAACAAGCTGGTCGGCGAAATCACCGTAACCAGATTGCGCAAGCTGTTCAGGCAGGTTGACTGGGCGGAAAGCGGTGATGCCGGGCTGAAGCTGTTCCGCGAAAACAAATACGACATGGTGGTCGTCGACCAGTTGCTGCCCGGCCTGATCGGAAGCGAGCTGGTGCGCGAAATACGGCAGACCGAAAAGACCATGCCGATCATTGGCATCACCGCCTCGACGCTTGGGTCGGAATGCCGCGATCTGGAAGAGGCAGGCGCCAATTATGCGCTTGAGAAGCCTCTCAGCTTCGGCCAGCTCAAAAGCCTCGCCGATGAGTTTTTCGGAGATGTGGCCAGGGCGGGGATATGA
- a CDS encoding sigma-70 family RNA polymerase sigma factor — protein sequence MTSDPTRDHISALILRVALRDRVAFNMLYSSTSAKLFGTCLRVLKDRAEAEEAVQDVFIKIWLRADRFAVTGQSPMSWLIAVARHQAIDRLRARREAASAIDDVALEIRDPAPGPEARAVAAGARRQLDDCLDELEAGRADAVRSAYLEGDSYADLAARHDVPLNTMRTWLRRSLMRLKECLQR from the coding sequence ATGACATCTGACCCTACCCGTGACCACATCTCTGCTCTGATCCTCAGGGTGGCCCTTCGGGACCGGGTTGCGTTCAATATGCTCTACAGCTCAACCTCCGCGAAACTTTTTGGCACCTGCCTTCGTGTCTTGAAAGACAGGGCAGAGGCCGAGGAGGCGGTGCAGGACGTGTTCATCAAGATCTGGCTCAGAGCGGACAGGTTTGCGGTGACCGGGCAAAGCCCGATGTCCTGGCTGATTGCGGTTGCCCGGCATCAGGCCATCGACCGGCTGCGCGCAAGGCGGGAAGCGGCCTCTGCGATCGATGATGTGGCCCTGGAGATCCGTGATCCGGCACCGGGGCCTGAGGCCCGCGCCGTTGCAGCAGGAGCGCGGCGGCAGCTTGACGACTGTCTGGATGAGCTGGAGGCCGGGCGGGCCGATGCCGTGCGGTCGGCCTATCTGGAGGGCGACAGCTATGCCGATCTGGCCGCCCGCCATGATGTGCCGCTGAACACGATGCGAACCTGGCTGAGACGCAGCCTTATGCGGCTGAAGGAGTGTCTGCAGAGATGA